A genomic window from Oceanobacillus timonensis includes:
- a CDS encoding glycoside hydrolase family 32 protein, whose amino-acid sequence MEWTRDMRYRHYHEMTDTEEKKLLEKVHKSIWRQQFHIQPPYGLLNDPNGFAFYQGKYHLFYQWFPFGPVHGMKHWYHVESNDLVHWEDKGLAMAPEYNHESHGIFSGTGIVKDELLYLFYTANKRDENWNRESCQSFAVMNKDEKIIKQEKPIIPKQPDGYTANFRDPKVWQHKDKFYMIVGAERENHTGCLLLYQSDDLLDWSCQGELKTDYEQFGYMWECPDIFQVDGKDVLMLSPQGLEPVGDTYQNVHNSGCFIGHFDDEKHHFKSDTFQELDAGFDFYAPQTTQAPDGRQILIGWMGLPDTSYPADKDMWANCLTIPRELRIKNNKIYQSPVKEMVEKRGSVAEWHGKLNGKERTLDDFSDTVYELNCDMTVEDGIAGLKLRTGKEEETLIYLDTKRNKIVLDRTNSGIPIAVDYGTVRQVTCTDNNISLRVFVDTSSVEIFVNEGEFVFTTRIFPKEESKGVKLFAENTTASFDIKRWEYLSSSNPKML is encoded by the coding sequence ATGGAATGGACAAGAGACATGCGGTATCGTCATTACCATGAAATGACGGATACAGAAGAAAAAAAATTACTGGAAAAAGTGCATAAAAGCATATGGAGACAGCAGTTTCACATACAGCCTCCTTACGGGTTATTAAATGATCCAAATGGCTTTGCTTTCTATCAGGGAAAGTATCACTTGTTTTACCAGTGGTTCCCTTTTGGACCTGTTCATGGAATGAAGCATTGGTATCATGTGGAATCGAATGATTTGGTTCATTGGGAAGACAAAGGATTGGCAATGGCTCCTGAATATAACCATGAGAGCCATGGTATCTTCTCAGGTACAGGTATTGTTAAAGATGAATTATTGTATTTATTCTACACTGCGAATAAACGTGATGAGAACTGGAATCGTGAATCTTGTCAAAGCTTTGCTGTGATGAACAAAGACGAAAAGATTATCAAGCAGGAGAAGCCGATTATTCCCAAACAGCCGGATGGATATACTGCGAATTTTCGGGATCCAAAAGTATGGCAGCACAAAGATAAATTTTATATGATTGTAGGAGCAGAAAGAGAGAATCATACTGGGTGTTTGCTTCTCTATCAATCAGATGATTTGCTGGACTGGAGCTGTCAAGGTGAGCTGAAAACGGACTACGAACAATTTGGATATATGTGGGAGTGTCCGGATATCTTTCAAGTGGATGGAAAAGATGTATTGATGCTTTCTCCTCAAGGTCTTGAACCAGTAGGAGACACTTATCAAAATGTGCACAACTCTGGATGTTTTATTGGGCATTTTGATGATGAAAAACATCATTTCAAAAGTGATACCTTTCAAGAATTGGATGCCGGGTTTGATTTTTATGCGCCTCAGACAACGCAGGCTCCAGATGGACGCCAAATTTTAATTGGCTGGATGGGACTTCCAGATACGTCTTACCCAGCTGATAAAGATATGTGGGCAAATTGCTTAACGATTCCAAGAGAACTGCGTATAAAAAATAATAAAATCTATCAATCTCCGGTAAAAGAAATGGTCGAAAAGAGAGGTTCTGTGGCAGAATGGCATGGTAAATTGAATGGAAAAGAAAGAACGCTGGATGATTTTTCGGATACTGTTTACGAACTGAACTGCGATATGACAGTAGAAGATGGTATTGCAGGATTAAAGCTGCGTACGGGAAAAGAAGAAGAAACGTTGATTTATCTAGACACAAAACGTAATAAGATAGTACTTGACCGTACAAATTCAGGAATTCCAATAGCTGTAGATTATGGTACTGTACGCCAGGTTACCTGTACAGATAATAACATTTCTTTACGTGTGTTTGTAGATACTTCTTCTGTGGAGATTTTCGTCAATGAAGGTGAATTTGTCTTTACTACAAGAATTTTTCCGAAAGAAGAAAGTAAAGGGGTTAAACTATTTGCTGAAAACACGACAGCCTCTTTTGATATAAAGAGGTGGGAATATCTATCTTCATCAAACCCGAAAATGTTATAG
- a CDS encoding PTS transporter subunit EIIC has translation MSNDQYNQTGEQIIKIIGKDNIESVTHCATRLRFNVKDKDSIDTEAIEDIELVKGVFYNSGQFQVILGTGVVNKVYKAITGDSDEEDETQSDNQGSQEQKPKKGKIQRGVRTLADVFIPIIPGIVATGLFLGLQGVLLNESVLGFFGTTPDAIPESVLALITVLTDTVFAFLPALICWSAFKKFGGTPIIGFVIGLMLVSPALPNAYEVADATSSVEPLMAFGFIPIVGYQGSVLTALVVGIIGSKVEIKLRAKMPDSLDLMFTPFFVILVGVLGGLLVLGPVLHIVENGLVYVVNGLIHVPFGIGGFIIGLIYPLAVITGMHHLFLMIETTLLASTGFNPLITLCAMYGFANAAVCFAISRKSKKKNIKVMGTSAGITQLLGVSEPALFGIIIRYGTRPLTVMLLSSAVGGMVLSILGVQANAYGLAVILSPLMYIYSGYQFVSYIIVGVATFILAYILASLFAVPKELLEPDEKTAAKNS, from the coding sequence ATGTCTAATGATCAATATAATCAAACAGGCGAACAAATCATAAAGATTATTGGAAAAGACAATATTGAATCAGTAACGCACTGTGCAACGAGACTGCGTTTTAACGTCAAAGATAAAGATTCCATTGATACAGAGGCAATAGAAGATATTGAACTAGTAAAAGGTGTTTTCTATAACTCTGGACAATTCCAAGTCATTCTTGGTACAGGAGTTGTTAATAAAGTTTATAAAGCTATTACTGGCGATTCTGATGAGGAAGATGAAACACAATCGGATAATCAAGGTTCACAAGAGCAGAAGCCGAAGAAGGGGAAAATACAACGTGGCGTAAGAACGCTAGCCGATGTATTTATCCCAATTATTCCCGGGATTGTCGCAACAGGACTTTTCCTTGGATTACAAGGTGTATTGTTGAATGAATCTGTTTTAGGGTTCTTTGGCACAACACCGGACGCTATTCCGGAATCTGTATTGGCACTGATTACTGTACTGACAGATACGGTATTTGCTTTTCTGCCGGCATTAATTTGTTGGTCGGCCTTCAAGAAGTTTGGCGGTACTCCGATTATAGGATTTGTTATTGGGCTGATGCTTGTGTCACCTGCTTTGCCAAATGCTTATGAAGTGGCCGATGCGACGTCTAGTGTAGAACCACTGATGGCATTCGGTTTTATCCCGATTGTTGGGTATCAAGGTAGTGTTTTGACCGCACTTGTTGTTGGTATTATAGGATCCAAAGTGGAAATAAAGTTACGAGCGAAAATGCCAGATTCCCTAGATCTAATGTTCACTCCATTCTTTGTTATTCTTGTTGGTGTTTTAGGTGGGTTGTTAGTACTTGGACCAGTACTTCATATTGTTGAAAATGGTCTTGTTTATGTGGTTAATGGCCTTATCCATGTGCCATTTGGAATTGGCGGATTTATTATCGGGTTAATTTATCCGTTAGCCGTTATCACTGGAATGCATCACTTGTTCTTAATGATTGAAACAACCCTGCTTGCTTCGACCGGGTTTAATCCGCTTATCACGTTATGTGCCATGTACGGATTTGCCAATGCCGCCGTTTGCTTTGCAATCAGCCGTAAGAGTAAGAAAAAGAATATTAAAGTGATGGGAACCAGCGCTGGTATCACACAGCTTTTAGGTGTCAGTGAACCTGCACTCTTTGGTATTATCATTCGTTACGGAACACGTCCGTTAACTGTGATGCTCCTTTCTTCAGCTGTGGGAGGAATGGTGCTGTCTATTTTGGGAGTACAGGCTAATGCATACGGATTGGCAGTTATTTTATCTCCATTAATGTATATTTACAGCGGTTATCAATTTGTATCGTATATTATTGTCGGTGTAGCTACCTTTATTTTAGCGTATATCCTTGCTTCTTTGTTCGCTGTTCCAAAAGAATTATTAGAGCCTGATGAAAAAACAGCAGCCAAAAATTCCTGA
- a CDS encoding alpha-glucosidase: protein METKWWQDEVVYQIYPKSFYDSNSDGIGDLKGITQKLDYLEELGITMIWICPIFSSPMVDNGYDISDFEGINPEFGTMDDFDQLLEEAKKRHIKIILDLVINHTSDEHLWFQEALKNPTSKYRDYYIFKPGIEGNPPNNWRSIFGGSVWEKVPDEDLYYLHVFDKKQPDLNWENKEMRQELYGMINRWLDKGVAGFRIDSITFIKKDNDYASLPPDGADGLVSCKHKTRNRPGIEDFLNELKANTFEKYDAVTVGEAPGVKYEDFNQFIGKDGYFSMIFDFHYADIDVESGSDWFKRTNWTIPELKELLFRSQKAFQEAGWGANFLENHDQPRVLSKMVREAEWQTPETAKTFGMLYFFLRGTPFIYQGQELGMKNFNRSTIGEFNDISSIDNYHRSMQEGFSKEEALQFVNLRSRDNTRTPFPWNNEQYGGFTSGTPWLGMTEEYPEIHAANNSVYTFYQQLIQLRQNSELSDTFTFGDIREIKDVPEEVIAYERLNKDKSVTVLVNLSTEKKTVLLNRPVEDIILYSQMKPSIIGSEIVLEPYQGIAVS, encoded by the coding sequence GTGGAAACAAAATGGTGGCAGGATGAAGTTGTTTATCAGATTTATCCGAAGAGCTTTTATGATTCGAATAGTGATGGTATCGGAGATTTGAAAGGGATTACACAAAAGTTAGATTACCTGGAAGAGTTAGGGATTACAATGATATGGATTTGTCCAATATTTTCATCGCCAATGGTAGATAATGGGTATGATATCTCTGATTTTGAAGGGATTAACCCGGAATTTGGAACGATGGATGATTTCGATCAGCTTCTAGAAGAAGCGAAGAAGCGTCATATTAAAATTATATTGGATTTGGTGATTAATCATACTTCAGACGAACATCTATGGTTCCAGGAAGCATTGAAAAATCCAACGAGCAAATATAGAGATTACTATATTTTTAAACCGGGAATAGAGGGCAATCCGCCGAATAACTGGCGATCTATTTTTGGTGGTTCGGTTTGGGAGAAGGTTCCAGACGAAGATCTTTACTACTTGCATGTATTTGATAAAAAACAGCCGGATTTAAATTGGGAAAATAAAGAAATGCGTCAGGAATTATACGGGATGATTAATCGCTGGCTGGATAAAGGAGTGGCTGGATTTCGTATTGATTCCATTACTTTCATCAAAAAGGATAATGATTATGCCAGTCTGCCGCCAGATGGAGCAGATGGACTTGTGTCCTGTAAACATAAAACAAGAAACAGGCCCGGAATTGAAGATTTTCTAAATGAATTGAAAGCGAATACGTTTGAAAAGTATGATGCTGTAACAGTTGGGGAAGCTCCGGGAGTAAAATATGAAGATTTTAATCAATTTATTGGGAAAGACGGTTATTTTTCCATGATTTTTGACTTTCATTATGCAGATATTGATGTGGAATCAGGATCAGATTGGTTTAAGCGTACGAATTGGACTATTCCGGAATTGAAGGAACTATTATTCCGTTCGCAAAAGGCATTCCAGGAAGCTGGTTGGGGAGCGAATTTCCTGGAAAATCATGACCAGCCCCGTGTGTTGTCCAAGATGGTAAGAGAAGCGGAATGGCAAACGCCTGAAACAGCGAAAACATTTGGCATGCTGTATTTCTTTTTGAGAGGAACGCCTTTTATTTATCAAGGACAAGAACTTGGGATGAAAAACTTTAACCGGTCAACTATCGGAGAGTTTAATGATATTTCAAGTATTGATAATTATCATCGTTCGATGCAGGAAGGCTTTTCAAAAGAAGAAGCACTTCAATTTGTTAATTTAAGAAGCCGTGATAATACAAGGACACCTTTTCCTTGGAACAATGAGCAGTATGGGGGATTTACTTCTGGAACACCATGGCTTGGGATGACAGAAGAGTATCCAGAAATTCATGCAGCAAATAATTCGGTTTATACATTTTATCAACAATTGATTCAGTTAAGGCAGAATAGTGAATTAAGTGATACGTTCACTTTTGGAGATATCAGAGAAATAAAAGATGTACCGGAAGAAGTCATTGCATATGAGCGTCTAAATAAAGATAAAAGTGTCACAGTGCTGGTTAATTTAAGTACAGAAAAGAAAACGGTTCTATTAAATCGTCCCGTTGAGGATATTATTTTATATAGTCAAATGAAGCCTTCGATAATAGGAAGCGAGATTGTATTAGAACCTTATCAAGGAATCGCTGTTAGCTGA
- a CDS encoding LacI family DNA-binding transcriptional regulator: MATIRDISEKAGVAKSTVSRYLNNGYVSEATKKKIEQTIEELEYIPNSYAQNLRLESNPTIGVIIPRFDSYSVTTTLQGIDKELKQLHYNILIENTDRSSEREIEYLKRLAKMKVSGIIFLATKLTEEHIHTIESIEVPVIIIGQEDKRLNCIVYKDYEAAFDLAELLTTYDFQKIAYLGVDEADKAVGILRKKGFIDRFAKEQQGEVSIYYTDFSIENAVHKTNKLLNEIRPDLLICATDNIAIGAMKSIYEKKLRIPEDISVTGFGDYQISSYLSPALTTVHYDYNKAGYIAAKNIVRMKGKKSFPTITHINYQVLPKNSIDKTKRK, translated from the coding sequence ATGGCTACAATACGTGATATTTCTGAAAAAGCTGGCGTTGCAAAAAGTACGGTATCCAGATATTTAAATAACGGCTATGTTAGTGAAGCTACAAAGAAAAAGATTGAGCAAACGATAGAAGAATTGGAGTATATTCCAAATTCGTATGCACAAAATCTGCGTTTAGAAAGCAATCCCACAATCGGCGTAATCATCCCAAGATTTGATTCTTATTCGGTAACCACAACATTGCAAGGGATTGATAAGGAATTAAAACAGCTGCATTATAATATTCTCATTGAGAATACGGACAGAAGCTCTGAAAGAGAAATTGAATACTTGAAACGCCTGGCAAAAATGAAGGTTTCCGGTATAATTTTTCTTGCAACGAAATTAACAGAAGAACATATTCATACGATAGAATCCATTGAAGTACCTGTTATTATTATTGGTCAAGAAGATAAACGGTTAAACTGTATTGTTTATAAAGACTATGAAGCAGCTTTTGATCTTGCGGAACTTTTAACAACTTACGATTTCCAGAAAATTGCTTACCTTGGGGTAGATGAAGCGGATAAGGCAGTTGGTATTTTAAGAAAAAAAGGCTTTATTGACCGGTTTGCGAAAGAACAACAGGGAGAAGTATCCATCTATTACACGGACTTTTCCATCGAAAATGCAGTTCATAAAACGAATAAGCTATTAAATGAAATAAGGCCAGATTTATTAATTTGTGCAACGGACAATATTGCGATAGGTGCAATGAAATCCATATATGAAAAGAAACTTCGTATCCCTGAAGATATTTCTGTGACTGGTTTTGGTGATTATCAGATATCCAGTTATTTATCCCCTGCATTGACAACGGTTCATTATGACTATAATAAGGCTGGATATATTGCTGCAAAAAATATTGTCAGGATGAAAGGAAAGAAATCTTTTCCAACAATAACACACATTAATTATCAGGTATTGCCAAAAAATAGTATAGACAAAACAAAAAGAAAGTGA
- a CDS encoding nucleoside 2-deoxyribosyltransferase: MKGYLANGLFSMGDRYVNEQLAKAVREAVPEIDLYVPQENAAINDKSAYANSEIIAEADLSKLEESDILIAVLDGVEVDSGVAAEIGAFSMLHRPIVGVFTDTRQQGRDNQTKIAALVEDGLENQFVYRNLFLVGLVKRNGVITSSLEEAVEAVLEIRDKQM; encoded by the coding sequence ATGAAGGGTTATTTGGCAAATGGTTTATTTTCGATGGGAGATCGTTATGTAAATGAACAACTGGCAAAAGCGGTACGTGAGGCTGTTCCAGAGATTGATTTATATGTACCTCAGGAAAATGCCGCAATTAATGATAAGTCAGCTTATGCGAACAGCGAGATTATTGCAGAAGCGGATTTATCAAAATTGGAAGAGAGTGATATTTTAATTGCTGTGCTGGATGGTGTGGAAGTAGATTCCGGTGTAGCCGCCGAAATTGGAGCTTTTTCCATGCTTCACCGTCCGATTGTCGGTGTATTTACAGACACTCGCCAGCAAGGTAGAGATAATCAAACAAAGATTGCCGCGCTTGTAGAAGACGGGTTAGAAAATCAATTTGTTTATCGGAATTTATTTTTGGTGGGATTAGTGAAACGAAACGGTGTGATTACCTCTTCATTGGAGGAGGCAGTGGAGGCTGTTTTAGAGATAAGAGATAAACAAATGTAA
- a CDS encoding HAAS domain-containing protein produces the protein MDRSKLSSESNRFIEKLRLYLFSQGIEQSDIEEVADNLAQRLYEMEQNNEPIEPITEQSPQEYLDELKKAVNKTKAPSLSWLIPYILIGAIVFMVFGDVLRGVLYGEIVAYSFFRILSTAVISVLFIVGSLLAVKYTAKNEVTGAKEYQIFAIPAVISMLLFIAAYFMDGYVETSLVTIPFLGNVILLGIVIVIAILLSIWAKTWILPVILIAWNFPPLILENTSLGVDMQAFMSIILTVLIVGAYIYLESQDEK, from the coding sequence ATGGATCGGTCAAAATTAAGCTCAGAAAGTAATCGTTTTATAGAAAAACTGCGACTGTATTTATTTTCTCAAGGCATCGAACAATCGGATATCGAAGAAGTTGCTGATAATCTGGCGCAGAGGCTCTATGAAATGGAACAAAATAATGAGCCGATTGAACCAATTACGGAGCAATCACCACAGGAATATTTAGATGAGCTGAAAAAAGCAGTGAATAAGACAAAGGCACCATCTTTATCCTGGCTGATACCTTATATTCTTATTGGTGCGATTGTTTTTATGGTATTTGGAGATGTGTTACGTGGTGTCTTATATGGAGAAATTGTTGCATACAGCTTTTTCCGGATTCTGAGTACAGCTGTGATTAGCGTGCTGTTTATCGTGGGTTCTCTGCTTGCAGTAAAGTACACTGCTAAAAATGAGGTGACAGGGGCAAAAGAATATCAGATTTTCGCCATTCCCGCTGTTATCAGCATGCTTTTATTTATAGCCGCTTATTTTATGGATGGCTACGTGGAAACGTCGCTCGTTACGATTCCATTCTTAGGAAATGTCATTCTGTTAGGAATCGTGATAGTTATAGCAATCCTGTTGTCTATTTGGGCGAAAACATGGATTTTGCCTGTTATTTTAATTGCTTGGAATTTCCCTCCCCTGATTTTGGAAAATACATCGCTTGGAGTGGACATGCAAGCATTTATGAGTATTATTCTGACGGTGTTGATCGTCGGGGCTTATATTTATTTGGAGTCTCAGGATGAAAAGTAG
- a CDS encoding Dabb family protein has translation MIKHIVQWNHGEHFSEAEKKANAEKIKSELESLKEMVDGVVSIQVIINPLATSDRDIILDSEFETEEALQQYQIHPEHVRVSNFVKECVQDRVCVDYQL, from the coding sequence ATGATTAAGCATATTGTACAGTGGAATCACGGTGAACATTTCAGTGAAGCAGAGAAAAAAGCGAATGCGGAAAAAATAAAAAGCGAGTTAGAGAGTTTGAAAGAAATGGTAGATGGTGTTGTTTCTATTCAAGTCATCATTAACCCTCTGGCGACAAGTGATCGTGATATTATTTTAGATAGTGAATTTGAGACAGAAGAGGCTTTGCAGCAATATCAAATTCACCCGGAACATGTTCGTGTATCTAACTTTGTGAAAGAGTGTGTGCAGGATCGGGTTTGTGTCGATTATCAATTATAA
- a CDS encoding IS3 family transposase (programmed frameshift), which yields MKRKRYTSAFKSQIVLEILKEEKSMSQIASEHGIHVNQLHKWKTQFLQEMPQIFEKQNKDLEKMRAEHEEQVENLYAEVGKLTTQLSWLKKKNLASTMTKKERMELVEWQDSDLSISEQAKLLGINRSSLYYKPVLPSAEEVAIKHRIDEIYTKFPFFGSRRITKLLNQEGVNINRKRVQRHMREMGIQAIYPGPNLSRRNLQHRIYPYLLKGVNITRPNQVWSIDITYVRLHHSWMYLTAIIDWYSRYIISWELDQTLEMDFVLNAVQCAFTVGTPDIFNSDQGSHFTSPKYIHLLKEQPSIQISMDAKGRALDNIMIERFWRSLKYEEVYLKDYEMPREARSNISHYMDFYNHERPHQSLDYQTPASIYFH from the exons ATGAAACGAAAAAGATATACATCCGCATTCAAATCACAAATCGTGTTAGAAATCTTAAAGGAAGAAAAGTCCATGAGTCAGATAGCATCGGAACATGGAATCCATGTGAATCAGCTTCATAAATGGAAAACACAGTTTCTGCAAGAGATGCCTCAAATCTTTGAAAAGCAAAACAAAGACTTAGAAAAAATGAGAGCCGAACATGAAGAACAAGTAGAAAACTTGTATGCAGAAGTCGGAAAATTAACCACGCAATTGTCGTGGCTCAA AAAAAAAAATCTGGCATCTACCATGACTAAAAAAGAACGTATGGAATTGGTGGAGTGGCAAGATTCGGATCTGTCTATCTCAGAACAGGCTAAATTGCTTGGAATCAATCGCTCCAGTCTTTATTACAAGCCTGTATTGCCATCTGCCGAGGAAGTTGCCATAAAACATCGTATTGATGAGATTTATACCAAATTTCCGTTCTTCGGTTCACGCAGAATTACCAAGTTATTAAATCAAGAAGGGGTGAATATTAATCGGAAAAGGGTACAGCGTCATATGCGTGAAATGGGCATTCAAGCCATCTATCCAGGTCCAAATTTGAGTAGACGGAACCTGCAGCATCGTATTTATCCTTATTTATTGAAAGGAGTGAATATTACCCGTCCGAATCAAGTTTGGAGTATTGATATAACTTATGTTCGCCTGCATCATAGCTGGATGTATTTAACAGCAATTATTGATTGGTACTCTCGCTATATTATAAGCTGGGAATTGGATCAGACACTGGAAATGGATTTTGTCCTAAATGCTGTCCAATGTGCATTCACGGTGGGTACACCTGACATATTTAATAGTGATCAAGGCAGCCATTTCACAAGCCCAAAATATATTCATCTTTTAAAGGAACAACCATCCATACAAATCAGTATGGACGCCAAGGGACGTGCATTGGACAATATCATGATTGAACGCTTTTGGAGAAGCCTGAAATATGAAGAAGTCTACTTAAAAGACTATGAGATGCCAAGAGAAGCCAGAAGCAATATAAGCCATTACATGGATTTTTATAATCATGAACGTCCGCATCAATCATTGGATTATCAAACACCGGCTTCGATTTATTTTCATTAG
- a CDS encoding DUF5067 domain-containing protein — protein sequence MIHKTSKIPHYFLALILFIALAVFMIGCSSNSEENNGDSNAEGQTESVSADDAEAEEEDADVESGASDLYHEIGETFEMIGYYSDVPAEVTVNDIWIEDDPEHQEYIEDNIASPTEDDVVVFVDYTVKNVGDTDMTMGDLIPEYTDANTELDLSYPENDTFTDFTESFQVPLEAGESMDVIGTVPADKKDQYTSALMWNITQDVPEIVFHTPQEERRDKIGTYDIGEDMYLFGQGEDSFYRVNISNIEVVEDYEGIERFDDDSSFFAIDMEFENQLEEDVSLYSTFPSAFANGQEAIYSDNLVIDGQVVEDLYEGPEGEISPGETIEGTVYLEVIDENMEDVKLLYLNPTLLTFPDYAMRINYNVED from the coding sequence ATGATACATAAAACATCAAAAATACCACATTATTTTCTAGCACTTATTTTATTTATTGCTCTCGCAGTCTTTATGATTGGATGCAGCTCTAATTCTGAAGAGAACAATGGAGATTCCAACGCAGAAGGTCAAACAGAAAGTGTTTCCGCCGATGACGCAGAAGCAGAGGAAGAAGATGCAGATGTCGAATCAGGAGCTTCTGACCTCTACCATGAAATTGGAGAAACATTTGAAATGATAGGGTATTATTCCGATGTGCCTGCAGAAGTTACCGTCAATGATATATGGATTGAGGATGATCCGGAACATCAAGAATATATTGAGGATAATATCGCTTCCCCTACGGAAGATGATGTTGTCGTGTTTGTTGATTATACGGTTAAAAATGTCGGGGATACCGATATGACAATGGGAGATTTAATTCCAGAATATACCGATGCAAATACAGAGCTTGATTTAAGCTATCCAGAAAACGATACATTTACTGACTTTACGGAGTCCTTCCAGGTACCTTTGGAGGCAGGTGAGTCTATGGATGTCATTGGAACTGTTCCTGCAGATAAAAAAGACCAATATACCAGTGCATTAATGTGGAATATCACCCAAGATGTCCCTGAAATTGTTTTCCATACCCCACAGGAAGAACGACGAGACAAAATTGGTACATATGACATTGGAGAGGATATGTATCTATTTGGCCAGGGAGAAGATAGCTTTTATAGAGTAAATATCAGTAACATAGAAGTTGTAGAAGATTATGAAGGTATTGAAAGGTTTGATGATGACAGTTCTTTCTTTGCAATCGATATGGAATTCGAGAATCAATTAGAGGAAGATGTATCTTTATACAGTACATTCCCTAGCGCTTTTGCAAATGGGCAAGAAGCCATTTATTCGGACAATCTTGTCATAGATGGTCAAGTTGTAGAAGATTTATATGAGGGGCCTGAAGGGGAAATTAGTCCTGGAGAAACGATAGAAGGAACCGTATACCTTGAAGTCATTGACGAGAATATGGAGGATGTCAAGTTACTCTACCTAAACCCGACATTGCTCACTTTCCCGGATTATGCAATGCGTATCAATTATAATGTGGAGGATTAA
- a CDS encoding AraC family transcriptional regulator has protein sequence MQSSMNEALQYIEEHLDTEIDEKEIEKITGTSIYHFRRMFSFLSGMTLTAYIRNRKLSNAMFDLLREDVHVTDTAFKYGYSSVDGFSRAFREWAGFKPSEVKQQQKQELKAFPKLTFQLTMQGGAEMNYRIVEKEAFQIIGVSKKVPMQFEGVNPEIENLAQSITDKQKDKMHELANLEPKQVINASYNFDDGRMDEEGYLEHMIGVLTDEEGPFEGLDVVDVSAHTWAIFSSQGPFPQTMQETWAKIAAEWLPSSDYELVKAPEVSFVEDDSDLNNVYSEIWMAVQRKG, from the coding sequence TTGCAAAGCAGCATGAATGAAGCGTTACAGTATATTGAGGAGCACCTAGACACAGAAATCGATGAGAAAGAAATTGAAAAAATCACCGGCACTTCGATTTATCATTTCCGGCGCATGTTTTCATTCCTGTCCGGGATGACGCTGACTGCCTATATCCGTAATCGAAAGCTTTCCAATGCAATGTTTGACCTGCTGCGGGAGGATGTTCATGTAACGGATACTGCTTTTAAATATGGTTACAGCTCTGTCGATGGTTTCTCCCGTGCATTCCGGGAATGGGCGGGGTTCAAACCTTCTGAAGTAAAACAGCAGCAAAAGCAGGAACTTAAAGCTTTTCCAAAACTCACCTTCCAATTAACGATGCAAGGAGGAGCAGAAATGAATTATCGAATTGTGGAAAAAGAAGCATTTCAAATCATTGGTGTCAGTAAAAAGGTGCCAATGCAATTTGAAGGAGTTAATCCGGAAATTGAAAATTTGGCGCAAAGTATTACGGATAAGCAGAAAGACAAGATGCATGAACTCGCTAATTTAGAGCCGAAACAGGTAATCAATGCTTCCTATAACTTTGATGACGGAAGAATGGACGAAGAAGGTTATTTGGAGCATATGATTGGTGTATTGACTGATGAAGAAGGCCCTTTTGAAGGGCTGGATGTGGTAGATGTGTCTGCGCATACCTGGGCTATTTTCTCTTCACAGGGACCGTTCCCGCAAACGATGCAGGAAACATGGGCGAAAATAGCAGCAGAATGGCTACCTTCCTCTGATTACGAATTAGTGAAAGCACCTGAAGTCTCTTTTGTAGAAGATGATAGTGATTTGAATAATGTATATAGTGAGATTTGGATGGCCGTGCAGAGAAAAGGTTAG